In Candidatus Zixiibacteriota bacterium, a single window of DNA contains:
- a CDS encoding NfeD family protein yields the protein MSTMFWVWLTAAVVFLILELMTPTFVFACFVVGSVVAGAFGYFYPESYYWQVGIFVLLTTVLLPLTRTLAKKITKESPEKSNIDALIGKVALVTKAIDPDLGGQVKIEGEVWAARADEQISENEKVRVVSISGTKAHVERLSDTKE from the coding sequence ATGTCCACAATGTTTTGGGTTTGGCTGACGGCGGCAGTTGTCTTTCTGATTCTGGAGCTGATGACGCCAACCTTTGTATTCGCCTGCTTTGTGGTCGGCTCGGTTGTCGCCGGAGCCTTTGGTTATTTCTATCCGGAGAGCTACTACTGGCAGGTCGGCATTTTCGTATTGCTGACCACGGTGTTGCTACCCTTGACCAGAACGCTGGCCAAAAAGATTACCAAAGAGTCGCCGGAGAAATCCAATATTGACGCCCTGATCGGCAAGGTTGCCCTGGTCACCAAAGCAATCGATCCCGACCTGGGTGGACAGGTGAAGATCGAAGGTGAAGTCTGGGCGGCGCGCGCGGACGAACAGATATCGGAAAATGAAAAAGTCAGAGTGGTCAGTATCTCCGGGACAAAAGCCCACGTGGAGAGACTGTCTGATACAAAGGAGTAA